One window of Natrinema sp. SYSU A 869 genomic DNA carries:
- a CDS encoding sugar phosphate isomerase/epimerase: MDVGVLTTAISDEPIEDAFAYLSAQGVDTVELACGGFVGDDHLPQAKYLDDPDAQAELQGLLEEHELSVSALATHNNPLHPVDDRSQEADRELRGAIRLASQLGVDTVTTFSGLPAGGPNDKVPNWITAPWPDEHREAHEYQWTVAEEYWTEVAVFADDHDVNVAIEMHPNMLVYEPHGLLRLRELTNDRIGANFDPSHLLWQGITITDAIRLLGDRDAIHHVHAKDTKIDEHNAREKGVLDTVPYTDESERSWLFRSIGYGHGEEFWKDVVSTLRLVDYDGALSIEHEDSLTSAREGLEKGIDVLSRAVFESTPDSAYWAE, translated from the coding sequence ATGGACGTCGGAGTCCTCACAACGGCGATTTCGGACGAACCGATCGAAGACGCGTTCGCATACCTCTCGGCACAGGGTGTCGACACGGTCGAACTGGCCTGCGGTGGCTTTGTCGGTGATGATCACCTTCCGCAGGCCAAGTATCTCGACGACCCCGACGCGCAAGCGGAACTGCAGGGCCTCCTCGAGGAACACGAGCTGTCTGTCTCGGCGCTCGCCACCCATAACAATCCGCTCCACCCGGTCGACGATCGCTCGCAGGAGGCCGACCGGGAGCTTCGCGGCGCAATCCGTCTCGCGTCGCAACTCGGCGTCGACACCGTGACGACGTTCTCGGGGCTCCCGGCCGGCGGGCCGAACGACAAGGTGCCCAACTGGATCACGGCCCCGTGGCCGGACGAACACCGGGAGGCACACGAGTACCAGTGGACCGTCGCCGAGGAGTACTGGACCGAAGTGGCCGTCTTCGCCGACGACCACGACGTGAACGTCGCGATCGAGATGCATCCGAACATGCTCGTGTACGAACCGCATGGCCTGCTTCGCCTGCGCGAGCTGACCAACGACCGGATCGGAGCGAATTTCGACCCGTCGCATCTGCTCTGGCAGGGGATCACGATCACCGACGCGATCCGACTCCTCGGGGACCGCGACGCGATCCACCACGTCCACGCGAAGGACACGAAAATTGACGAGCACAACGCACGTGAGAAGGGCGTCCTCGATACGGTCCCATACACCGACGAGTCCGAGCGCTCGTGGCTCTTCCGATCGATCGGCTACGGCCACGGTGAGGAGTTCTGGAAAGATGTTGTCTCCACGCTCCGGCTGGTCGACTATGACGGCGCTCTCTCGATCGAACACGAGGACTCGCTCACCTCGGCCAGGGAGGGACTGGAAAAGGGGATCGACGTGCTCTCTCGTGCAGTCTTCGAATCGACGCCGGACAGCGCGTACTGGGCGGAGTAG
- a CDS encoding carbohydrate ABC transporter permease, with the protein MSDATTDTETVIDRTARRVIRNPDTVYQWLTYAGIGFFLTVSLFPFYWLVVLALTPNRAIADMGVVPKGFNPGAFIEVFEVVPFHLYMLNSVIIASLSTIIVLTVGSIAGYVFGRYDFPGRTPLLLGILVISYFPPVAFLIPLFRLFTGQVTLIGLESPDLYNTPWSIVMPLSAITMPLIIFLLTTFYRQIPDGLEDAARIEGSTRIGALRRIIVPLSAPGVATAGILTFIIVYNEFFFSYLMVNGTVEGWSPVLHGIFAFQGSQQVAYNLMAAASIIGVIPMAIIVMIAQERIVSGLTQGALKE; encoded by the coding sequence ATGAGCGACGCCACCACCGATACCGAGACCGTGATCGACCGAACGGCCCGACGAGTGATCCGCAACCCCGATACCGTCTACCAGTGGTTGACGTACGCCGGAATCGGGTTCTTTCTCACTGTCTCCCTCTTCCCGTTCTACTGGCTGGTCGTCCTCGCGCTCACGCCGAACCGGGCGATCGCCGATATGGGCGTGGTCCCGAAGGGGTTCAATCCCGGCGCGTTCATCGAAGTCTTCGAGGTAGTACCGTTCCATCTCTACATGTTGAACAGCGTGATCATCGCCTCGCTCTCGACGATTATCGTCCTGACGGTGGGGAGCATCGCCGGCTACGTCTTCGGCCGCTACGACTTCCCCGGTCGGACACCGCTCCTGCTCGGGATACTCGTCATCTCCTACTTCCCGCCAGTCGCCTTCCTGATCCCTCTCTTCCGCCTGTTCACGGGCCAGGTAACGCTCATCGGGCTCGAGTCGCCGGACCTCTACAATACGCCGTGGAGCATCGTCATGCCGTTGAGCGCGATCACCATGCCGCTGATAATCTTCCTGTTGACGACGTTCTACCGGCAGATCCCCGACGGCCTCGAGGACGCCGCTCGTATCGAGGGCTCGACGCGAATCGGAGCCCTCCGTCGCATCATCGTCCCGCTGTCCGCACCCGGCGTGGCAACGGCGGGAATCCTCACGTTCATCATCGTCTACAACGAGTTCTTCTTCTCGTATCTCATGGTGAACGGGACGGTCGAGGGCTGGTCGCCGGTACTCCACGGGATCTTCGCCTTCCAGGGGTCACAGCAGGTCGCGTACAACCTGATGGCCGCTGCGAGCATCATCGGCGTGATTCCGATGGCGATAATCGTCATGATAGCCCAGGAACGGATCGTCAGCGGTCTCACCCAGGGAGCGCTCAAGGAGTGA
- a CDS encoding sugar ABC transporter permease gives MSTDDRSATITGSRSRYRLDLAVLDWIERLSDTQFVYVMLLPVFALLGTMAIWPLLYTANISLHADNIVATNPVGEFVGLQNYVSILTGQANLQRPFFSLENPFTSAVPVTLLFTVGAVALETVLGLAMALILNKEFRGRRWARVAMILPWAVPIVIQGMIFYLMFQPSIGFAVGPLHELGLISTTPLANSRDGLLIAVLADVWKQSAFMALLILAGLQSIDRSLYNVADVAGASKLQQFRTITFPLVLPALLVALLFRTIGALKVYGLVEATSGCNTVPTLSCLVIGLWNGNRYGSAAAVAFIIAAVIAVLLIGYLIQLRQQERGGM, from the coding sequence ATGAGCACGGACGATCGCTCGGCGACGATTACTGGGAGTCGATCCCGGTATCGTCTCGATCTCGCGGTGCTCGACTGGATCGAGCGACTGAGCGACACGCAGTTCGTCTACGTGATGTTGCTCCCGGTCTTCGCGCTGCTCGGAACGATGGCCATCTGGCCGTTGCTCTACACGGCCAACATCTCGCTACACGCGGACAACATCGTGGCCACGAACCCAGTCGGAGAGTTCGTTGGCCTGCAGAACTACGTTTCCATCCTCACCGGCCAGGCGAACCTCCAGCGGCCGTTTTTCAGCCTTGAGAACCCATTTACGAGCGCTGTTCCGGTGACGTTGCTGTTTACGGTCGGTGCAGTCGCCCTCGAAACGGTGCTCGGGCTCGCGATGGCACTCATCCTGAATAAGGAGTTCCGCGGCCGACGGTGGGCACGCGTCGCAATGATCCTCCCGTGGGCTGTTCCGATCGTCATTCAGGGGATGATCTTCTATCTCATGTTCCAGCCGTCGATCGGGTTCGCCGTCGGTCCGCTTCACGAACTCGGGCTGATTTCGACGACGCCGCTTGCCAACAGCCGAGACGGGCTGTTGATCGCCGTTCTGGCCGACGTCTGGAAGCAGTCGGCGTTCATGGCGCTGCTCATCCTCGCGGGCCTGCAGAGTATCGATCGGAGCCTCTACAACGTCGCCGACGTCGCGGGCGCGTCGAAACTCCAGCAGTTCCGGACGATCACGTTCCCGCTCGTGCTCCCGGCGCTCCTCGTGGCTCTCCTGTTCCGGACGATCGGGGCGCTCAAGGTGTACGGACTCGTCGAAGCGACGTCGGGATGTAACACGGTACCGACGCTCAGCTGTCTCGTCATCGGGCTCTGGAACGGCAACAGGTACGGTTCTGCGGCGGCAGTCGCGTTCATCATCGCCGCCGTCATCGCCGTCCTGCTGATCGGATATCTGATCCAACTTCGACAGCAAGAACGCGGAGGAATGTAA
- a CDS encoding extracellular solute-binding protein, whose amino-acid sequence MHDSPSADTTSAGNVLRRRRFVKVASATATAGLAGCYGGGSDDALQLTATNEWRNNSDEITQALYDAGLSDDIELELISGGQTTDEMQNQYSQWLSSRQAKPDLLAFDSGWTLPFIVREQLQNLEPELSSDVLDTVHEDYFEQSVNTATDSESELYGVPLYPDFPTIQYRTDLVADAGYDWEQYRTDPMSWEQFSHELQDVYEQSGVTHGYNWQAAPEIQLSCCVFNEFLSSWGGAYFGDPEENLNGPIGDRPVTVDEEPVLDSLRMARTFIHGTDAPDTLDRFAGGITSEEAFQWGLSPSMRPFTDGDAVALRNWPYSININGADDALGEDMGVMPMPYGVPQGEGEYPGTGGSIGALGGWNYCVNPNTERLEDSLEFLETLTSPEFQRANFELVGHIPPNPDVLEDATDVPIMGRYLDTLSFAGEHTMARPATAVWSQQSDPVAQEANAALMGDVGVSDAMSELASRLTDLEGSFSGS is encoded by the coding sequence TCAGCTCACTGCCACGAACGAGTGGCGAAACAACAGCGACGAGATAACGCAGGCGCTGTACGACGCGGGCCTGTCCGACGACATCGAGCTGGAACTAATCAGCGGCGGGCAGACGACCGATGAGATGCAGAATCAGTACTCCCAGTGGCTCTCGTCCAGACAAGCGAAGCCAGACCTACTGGCGTTCGACAGCGGTTGGACACTGCCGTTCATCGTGCGAGAGCAACTCCAGAATCTCGAGCCGGAGCTCTCGTCGGATGTTCTCGACACCGTTCACGAGGACTACTTCGAGCAGAGTGTCAACACCGCGACCGACTCGGAATCGGAGCTCTACGGTGTCCCACTGTACCCCGATTTTCCGACGATCCAGTACCGAACGGACCTGGTCGCTGATGCGGGTTACGACTGGGAACAGTACCGGACCGATCCGATGTCGTGGGAGCAGTTCTCCCACGAACTGCAGGACGTCTACGAGCAATCGGGCGTCACACACGGGTACAACTGGCAGGCAGCACCCGAGATCCAACTCTCCTGTTGTGTATTCAACGAGTTCCTCAGTTCGTGGGGCGGTGCGTACTTCGGGGATCCAGAGGAGAATCTCAACGGCCCGATCGGTGATCGACCGGTGACGGTCGACGAAGAGCCGGTACTCGACTCCCTGCGGATGGCACGGACCTTCATTCACGGCACGGACGCGCCGGACACGCTCGATCGATTTGCCGGCGGGATCACCTCAGAGGAGGCGTTCCAATGGGGACTGTCGCCCTCGATGCGACCATTTACCGACGGCGACGCCGTCGCGCTCCGCAACTGGCCGTATTCGATCAACATCAACGGTGCCGACGATGCGCTCGGCGAGGACATGGGCGTGATGCCGATGCCGTATGGTGTCCCCCAGGGCGAGGGCGAGTATCCCGGCACCGGCGGGTCGATCGGCGCTCTCGGCGGCTGGAACTACTGTGTGAATCCGAACACGGAACGGCTCGAGGACTCCCTCGAGTTCCTGGAAACGCTAACGTCGCCGGAGTTCCAGCGGGCGAACTTCGAACTCGTTGGTCACATCCCGCCGAATCCGGACGTCCTCGAGGACGCGACCGACGTGCCGATCATGGGTCGATACCTCGATACCCTCTCGTTCGCCGGCGAGCACACGATGGCCCGCCCGGCGACGGCGGTGTGGAGTCAGCAGTCGGATCCCGTCGCCCAGGAAGCCAACGCCGCGCTGATGGGTGACGTCGGCGTGAGCGACGCGATGTCTGAACTCGCCTCGAGACTGACCGACCTCGAAGGATCGTTCTCCGGATCATGA